A stretch of Mus caroli chromosome 5, CAROLI_EIJ_v1.1, whole genome shotgun sequence DNA encodes these proteins:
- the Mmab gene encoding corrinoid adenosyltransferase isoform X1: MAVWLFGGRLGLRGRLSACRLLCPRFQSRGPQGGEDGDRLQPSSTAAKIPKIYTKTGDKGFSSTFTGERRPKDDQVFEAVGTTDELSSAIGFAMELVTEKGHMFAEELQKIQCTLQDIGSALATPRSSAREAHLKHTAFQEGPVLELERWIDKYSSQLPPLKAFILPSGGKSSSALHFCRAVCRRAERRVVPLVQMGETDANVAKFLNSVILTVLPNLHTHQKSSSSLPCGDWLSTDTESQSCARPGTVGQQCLQT, translated from the exons ATGGCTGTGTGGCTCTTTGGGGGTCGCCTCGGCCTGCGCGGGCGTCTCAGCGCCTGCAGGCTGCTGTGTCCCCGTTTCCAGAGCCGTGGCCCTCAGGGCGGGGAAGACGGGGACAG GCTGCAGCCGTCCTCGACGGCAGCCAAGATCCCCAAGATTTACACCAAGACAGGAGACAAAG GGTTTTCCAGCACCTTCACAGGAGAAAGGAGACCTAAAGATGATCAAGTATTTGAAGCTGTAGGGACTACGGATGAGCTAAGCTCAGCTATTGG GTTTGCCATGGAGTTGGTCACAGAAAAAGGCCACATGTTTGCCGAAGAGCTGCAGAAA ATCCAGTGCACGCTACAGGACATCGGCTCCGCCCTGGCCACTCCACGTTCCTCAGCCAGGGAGGCTCACTTAA AGCACACGGCCTTCCAGGAAGGGcctgtcctggagctggagcgGTGGATTGACAAGTACTCCAGCCAGCTCCCCCCGCTCAAGGCCTTCATTCTGCCG tctgGAGGCAAGAGCAGCTCTGCCCTGCACTTCTGCCGCGCTGTATGCCGCCGCGCCGAGCGACG TGTGGTGCCTCTCGTCCAGATGGGAGAGACGGATGCAAACGTGGCGAAGTTCTTAAACAG CGTGATCCTGACGGTGCTTCCTAACTTGCACACACACCAGAAGTCATCTTCCTCGCTCCCATGTGGGGACTGGCTTTCAACAGACACTGAATCCCAGTCCTGTGCAAGGCCTGGCACAGTTGGCCAACAATGTCTGCAGACCTAA
- the Mmab gene encoding corrinoid adenosyltransferase isoform X3: MAVWLFGGRLGLRGRLSACRLLCPRFQSRGPQGGEDGDRLQPSSTAAKIPKIYTKTGDKGFSSTFTGERRPKDDQVFEAVGTTDELSSAIGFAMELVTEKGHMFAEELQKIQCTLQDIGSALATPRSSAREAHLKHTAFQEGPVLELERWIDKYSSQLPPLKAFILPSGGKSSSALHFCRAVCRRAERRVVPLVQMGETDANVAKFLNRSREKWFLLNSEEATLRIPADPTALCG; this comes from the exons ATGGCTGTGTGGCTCTTTGGGGGTCGCCTCGGCCTGCGCGGGCGTCTCAGCGCCTGCAGGCTGCTGTGTCCCCGTTTCCAGAGCCGTGGCCCTCAGGGCGGGGAAGACGGGGACAG GCTGCAGCCGTCCTCGACGGCAGCCAAGATCCCCAAGATTTACACCAAGACAGGAGACAAAG GGTTTTCCAGCACCTTCACAGGAGAAAGGAGACCTAAAGATGATCAAGTATTTGAAGCTGTAGGGACTACGGATGAGCTAAGCTCAGCTATTGG GTTTGCCATGGAGTTGGTCACAGAAAAAGGCCACATGTTTGCCGAAGAGCTGCAGAAA ATCCAGTGCACGCTACAGGACATCGGCTCCGCCCTGGCCACTCCACGTTCCTCAGCCAGGGAGGCTCACTTAA AGCACACGGCCTTCCAGGAAGGGcctgtcctggagctggagcgGTGGATTGACAAGTACTCCAGCCAGCTCCCCCCGCTCAAGGCCTTCATTCTGCCG tctgGAGGCAAGAGCAGCTCTGCCCTGCACTTCTGCCGCGCTGTATGCCGCCGCGCCGAGCGACG TGTGGTGCCTCTCGTCCAGATGGGAGAGACGGATGCAAACGTGGCGAAGTTCTTAAACAG GTCAAGAGAGAAATGGTTCCTTTTAAACTCAGAAGAGGCAACCCTGAGGATACCCGCTGACCCTACAGCATTGTGCGGGTAA
- the Mmab gene encoding corrinoid adenosyltransferase isoform X2: MAVWLFGGRLGLRGRLSACRLLCPRFQSRGPQGGEDGDRLQPSSTAAKIPKIYTKTGDKGFSSTFTGERRPKDDQVFEAVGTTDELSSAIGFAMELVTEKGHMFAEELQKIQCTLQDIGSALATPRSSAREAHLKHTAFQEGPVLELERWIDKYSSQLPPLKAFILPSGGKSSSALHFCRAVCRRAERRVVPLVQMGETDANVAKFLNRIQTTLDLHRILPFGWDVTQVKREMVPFKLRRGNPEDTR; encoded by the exons ATGGCTGTGTGGCTCTTTGGGGGTCGCCTCGGCCTGCGCGGGCGTCTCAGCGCCTGCAGGCTGCTGTGTCCCCGTTTCCAGAGCCGTGGCCCTCAGGGCGGGGAAGACGGGGACAG GCTGCAGCCGTCCTCGACGGCAGCCAAGATCCCCAAGATTTACACCAAGACAGGAGACAAAG GGTTTTCCAGCACCTTCACAGGAGAAAGGAGACCTAAAGATGATCAAGTATTTGAAGCTGTAGGGACTACGGATGAGCTAAGCTCAGCTATTGG GTTTGCCATGGAGTTGGTCACAGAAAAAGGCCACATGTTTGCCGAAGAGCTGCAGAAA ATCCAGTGCACGCTACAGGACATCGGCTCCGCCCTGGCCACTCCACGTTCCTCAGCCAGGGAGGCTCACTTAA AGCACACGGCCTTCCAGGAAGGGcctgtcctggagctggagcgGTGGATTGACAAGTACTCCAGCCAGCTCCCCCCGCTCAAGGCCTTCATTCTGCCG tctgGAGGCAAGAGCAGCTCTGCCCTGCACTTCTGCCGCGCTGTATGCCGCCGCGCCGAGCGACG TGTGGTGCCTCTCGTCCAGATGGGAGAGACGGATGCAAACGTGGCGAAGTTCTTAAACAG AATACAGACTACCTTGGATCTTCATAGAATCCTTCCTTTTGGGTGGGATGTCACCCAGGTCAAGAGAGAAATGGTTCCTTTTAAACTCAGAAGAGGCAACCCTGAGGATACCCGCTGA